A part of Xenopus tropicalis strain Nigerian chromosome 4, UCB_Xtro_10.0, whole genome shotgun sequence genomic DNA contains:
- the prdx1 gene encoding peroxiredoxin-1, with the protein MSSGNAKIGHPAPDFTAKAVMPDGQFKDLKVSDYKGKYVVFFFYPLDFTFVCPTEIIAFSDRVEEFKKLNCEVIGASGDSHFCHLAWISQPRKEGGLGKMNIPLVSDVQHTIAKDYGVFEEKEGVSFRGLFIIDEKGILRQITINDLPVGRSVDETLRLVQAFQFTDKYGEVCPAGWQPGSDTIKPDVKKSKEYFNKQK; encoded by the exons ATGTCTTCCGGAAATGCAAAAATTGGACATCCTGCACCAGACTTCACAGCGAAGGCTGTGATGCCAGATGGACAATTCAAAGACCTTAAAGTTTCAGATTACAAAG GAAAGTATGTTGTATTCTTCTTTTACCCTCTGGATTTCACATTTGTGTGCCCCACTGAGATTATAGCTTTTAGTGACCGGGTTGAGGAATTTAAGAAACTTAACTGTGAAGTGATTGGCGCATCAGGGGACTCTCATTTCTGTCACTTAGCCTG GATTAGCCAACCCCGCAAGGAAGGTGGTTTGGGCAAAATGAACATACCACTTGTCTCAGATGTTCAGCACACTATCGCTAAGGACTATGGTGTTTTTGAAGAGAAAGAGGGAGTTTCATTTAG aGGTCTCTTTATTATCGATGAAAAAGGCATACTGCGACAGATAACAATTAATGACTTACCTGTTGGGCGCTCTGTTGATGAGACTCTAAGACTAGTACAGGCTTTCCAGTTCACAGACAAGTATGGAGAAG TCTGCCCTGCAGGATGGCAGCCAGGAAGTGACACCATCAAGCCAGATGTTAAAAAGAGCAAAGAGTACTTCAACAAGCAGAAATAA